One window from the genome of Elaeis guineensis isolate ETL-2024a chromosome 5, EG11, whole genome shotgun sequence encodes:
- the LOC140857949 gene encoding protein DETOXIFICATION 53-like translates to MHRNDPLYGGGLAEAGDQEGKTTGGEEKKMGNKSLCWPNINEAVEELISLYQIVWPIVITSFLLYSRSVVSMLFLGHLGDAELAGGSLAIAFANITGYSVLKGLAMGMDPICGPAFGAKRWAVLRRTFQKTILLLLLSTIPISVLWINMEPILLHLGQDPAIFPSAKCYLLFSFPDLLAQSFLHPLRIFLKAQSLTTPLTFCAALALILHIPINWLLISYFNLGVKGVALASALNTVNINMGLVAYLLLSEKALKPWHGTSLACFQEWAPLVKLAAPSMVSVCLEWWWYEVMLILCGLLSEPQPSVAAMGILIQTTGLMYVIPSSLGMGLSTRVGHELGAGQPARARRAASTGLVVAMVFGLAAFVFTVAVRGVWGRMFTGETRILALTAAALPIVGFCELGNCPQTAGCGVLRGSARPTFGANINFSSFYLVGLPVAAVAGFRLGLGFVGLWLGLVAAQASCASLTLYAVARTDWEAQVERAEELTGGGFGDGEEDDLEASLLG, encoded by the exons AATAAATCCTTGTGCTGGCCAAATATTAATGAG GCAGTAGAGGAACTCATCTCACTGTACCAAATCGTTTGGCCCATAGTGATAACAAGCTTCCTCCTCTACTCCAGGTCAGTCGTCTCGATGCTTTTTCTGGGCCACCTCGGTGATGCTGAGCTTGCCGGAGGATCGCTTGCCATTGCCTTTGCCAACATCACCGGCTACTCTGTCCTCAAGGGCCTCGCCATGGGCATGGACCCCATCTGCGGCCCGGCCTTTGGAGCCAAGCGGTGGGCCGTCCTCCGCCGGACTTTCCAAAAGAccattctcctcctcctcctctcaacCATACCTATCTCTGTCCTCTGGATCAACATGGAGCCCATCCTACTACACCTGGGCCAGGACCCAGCAATCTTTCCCTCTGCAAAGTGTTACCTCCTATTCTCCTTCCCTGACCTCCTAGCCCAATCCTTCCTCCATCCACTAAGAATTTTCTTAAAAGCCCAAAGCCTCACCACCCCTCTTACCTTCTGTGCTGCCTTGGCCCTCATCCTTCACATCCCCATCAACTGGCTCCTGATATCATACTTTAACCTGGGAGTGAAAGGAGTGGCTCTAGCTTCAGCTTTGAACACAGTTAACATCAATATGGGCCTAGTGGCCTACCTGCTGCTATCTGAGAAAGCTCTTAAGCCATGGCATGGAACCTCGCTTGCATGCTTCCAAGAATGGGCACCCCTCGTCAAGCTCGCCGCCCCGAGCATGGTGTCTGTGTGCCTTGAATGGTGGTGGTATGAGGTGATGCTGATTCTCTGTGGCCTTCTATCTGAACCCCAGCCCAGTGTCGCTGCAATGGGTATTTTGATACAAACAACAGGCCTCATGTACGTCATCCCATCATCTCTCGGTATGGGCCTGTCAACACGGGTGGGCCATGAGCTGGGCGCAGGCCAGCCGGCTCGGGCACGACGTGCGGCGAGCACGGGCCTCGTGGTGGCAATGGTGTTTGGGCTCGCGGCGTTTGTGTTCACGGTGGCCGTCAGAGGTGTGTGGGGGAGGATGTTCACCGGCGAGACGAGAATTCTAGCACTGACCGCGGCGGCGCTGCCGATCGTCGGGTTCTGCGAGCTCGGGAACTGCCCACAGACGGCAGGTTGCGGGGTTCTGAGAGGGAGTGCCCGGCCCACGTTCGGGGCGAACATTAACTTTAGCTCGTTTTATCTTGTTGGGCTTCCAGTAGCCGCCGTGGCGGGGTTCAGACTGGGGCTGGGGTTTGTTGGGCTGTGGCTTGGGCTGGTGGCGGCCCAGGCCTCATGTGCGAGCCTGACTCTGTACGCGGTGGCGCGGACGGATTGGGAGGCGCAGGTGGAGAGGGCGGAGGAGCTGACGGGGGGTGGGTTTGGGGATGGGGAGGAGGATGACTTGGAGGCCAGCCTTCTTGGCTGA